From the genome of Rhizobacter sp. AJA081-3:
GAAGGCGCCCAGCGCCATCGACAGGCCCACCGACTGCATCAGCGCCGCCGTGGCCACCACCAGCAGGAGCGAGGCGGCGGTGAAGATCTCCGGCGTCTTGCTGCGGGCGATCCAGCGCAGCGCCGGGCGCAGCAGCAGGCGGCCGCCGAGCACGATCAGCGCGATCACGCCCACCGCCTTGGCCGCACCCAGCCAGCCGCCGCCTTGCGCATGTTCGGTGCTGACGGCCAGCAAGGGCACGAGCGCCAGGATCGGGATGGCCGCCACGTCCTGCAGCAGCATCACGCTGAGCACGCTCTGGCCCGAGGTGGTGGCCATCAGGTTGCGCTCGGCCATCACGCCCAGGCCGATGGCCGTGGAGCTCATCGCCAGGCCCAGCGAGGCCACCAGCGCGAGGCGCCAGTCCACGCCCAGCAGCACCGCCGCGCCGCACATCAGCGCGGCGGAGCCGAACAGCTGCACGCTGCCCCAGCCGAAGATCGGCCGGCGCAATGCCCACAGGCGGCGAGGTTCCAGCTCCAGGCCGACCAGGAAGAGCATCAGCACCACGCCGAACTCGGCGAAGTGCAGCATGTCCTGCGGATCGGTGACGAACTTCAGGCCCCAGGGGCCGATCAGGATGCCGGCGGCAAGGTAGCCGATGATCGAGCCCAGGCCGAGCGCCTTGGCGATCGGCACCGCGAGCACCGCCGCGGCCAGGTAGACGAGGCTGCCGGTCAGCCAGGAGCCGTGTTCCATCAGGCGCCCTCCGGCTCGGTCGCCGGGCGTGCCGTGGCCGGCACCTCGCAGGCCACGCACTCGGCAAGCTCGGCCAGTTCGGGCCATTCCGGGTAGGCGGCCAGGCGCTCGGCATAGATGCGCGCGTGCGCCTCGATGGCCGCCTGGCCGACGCGGTGCGCACCATGCAGCATCAGGGGCGGCAGGAAGCGCATGCCGCACAACGCCGCCGTCTGCTCGTAGGGCGGCAGGAAGGCGTCGAAGAAGTAGCGGTTGTAGCTGTCGGGCCGGTACGAATCTTCCGGCCCGCCGGTGCTGGCGGCCAGCCACAGATCCTTGCCCTGCAGGGCCGTACCGCCCGGGCCGTAGGCCCAGCCGAAGGCAAGCACCTCGTCGAGCCAGAGCTTCATCAGCGGCGGCATCGAATACCAGTGCACCGGGTGCTGCCAGACGACCAGCTTCGCGCGCGCCAGCAGCGCCTGCTCGGCGGCCACGTCGATCAGGTAGTCGGGGTAGAGCGCGTACAGGTCGCGCACCTCTAAGCGGCCCTGCGAAGCCGCGGCCACCTCGCCGGCGGCGCGCATCAGCGTGCGGTTGGCGCGCGACTGTTCCATCTGCGGGTGGGCCACCAGCACCAGCACCTCGGCGGATGCGGCGCCGGGCGAGGGATGAGGCTCGGGCATGGCGTGGGGTTGCACTCGATGGGGCGGGTCGGGATGGTGCCGTAACATAACCGCAAAAGCCGAACAACCAGACGCGAGGACGGAGGTCCAGATGCCGGTGATCGTGGTGGCCAATCCCAAGGGGGGCGTGGGCAAGAGCACGCTGTCGACCAACCTGGCGGGCTACCTCGCCTCGAAGGGGCATGCGGTGATGCTCGGCGACGTGGACCGGCAGCAGTCCGCGCTGACCTGGCTGTTGTTGCGGCCGAAGCACCTGCCGGCCATCGGCACCTGGGAGACCAGCCACGACGAGATCGTGCGCCCGCCCAAGGGCACCACCCACGTGGTGCTCGACACGCCGGC
Proteins encoded in this window:
- a CDS encoding NAD(P)H-dependent oxidoreductase; the encoded protein is MPEPHPSPGAASAEVLVLVAHPQMEQSRANRTLMRAAGEVAAASQGRLEVRDLYALYPDYLIDVAAEQALLARAKLVVWQHPVHWYSMPPLMKLWLDEVLAFGWAYGPGGTALQGKDLWLAASTGGPEDSYRPDSYNRYFFDAFLPPYEQTAALCGMRFLPPLMLHGAHRVGQAAIEAHARIYAERLAAYPEWPELAELAECVACEVPATARPATEPEGA